CCCCCGGGGAGGGAACCCCATCCGGAAACGCTGGACCCGCGCCGCATGGTTGGTGAACGTCCCCCCGCGCTCGACGAGCGACGCCGACGGCAGGACGGCGTGCGCCGCGCGGGAGACCGCGCCCTCGTTCGTGCCGATCTGGACGACGAAGGGGACGTCGGCCAGAAGCCGCCCCGTCTCCTCCTCGGAGAGGTCCGCGATCCCGTTCCCGAAGACGATCAGGGCACGGATCTTTCCCTCGGCGGCCGCCCGCACGATGCCGTCGAACTTCTCCTCGGAGATCCCCAAAAGCTGCGCCCCCCGGGTGTTGGGGTTCTTGTCCGCCTTGATGAGGAAGTCGTCCGCGAACCCGTCTTCCGGGGTTTTCGGGGAGAACCCGAGGTTCGGCGTGCGCAGGACCTCTTCCGCCAGCTTCCGCGCGAGGAAGAGCTCCTCGTTGGAAAACTGCGGGGAGGCGATGACGGCGACCGATCCGGGGCCGTGCCTTTCGACCGTCTCCCAGAGCCGGAAGGCGGAGGAGGAAAGGATCTCCTCCCACAACGCCGCCTTCGGCGTCCCGTTTTCCCGGGCCACGGGGGTAAGAAGCCTCGCCTCGTTCATCTTCCGGTACGCGAGCCTTCCGGGATCGCACATCCAGGTCCGGTTGACCTCGTCGTTTTGCCGGGGCTTGAGGCGGTAGACGATATCCTCCTTGAAGTGCGCCTCGACGTTGCAGCCGTTGGCGCACCCCGGGCAGATCGATTTGGCGCCCCGCAGGAACCATACGCGGCACTTGAACCGGAAATCCTTGCTGGTCAGCGCCCCCACGGGGCAGATGTCGGCCAGATTCCCCGTATAGAGGTTGTCGAGCGGCTTTCCCGGAAAGATCGAGATCTCCGAGTGGTCCCCCCGCTGGAAGAACTCGAGCTCGCAGGTGCCGGTGACCTCCTGCAGGAACCGGATGCAGCGGGAGCAGAGGATGCACCGCTCGGCGTCCAGGACGATCTGGCCGCCGATGTCCTGCACCTTCTTCTTGTGGA
This Candidatus Deferrimicrobiaceae bacterium DNA region includes the following protein-coding sequences:
- a CDS encoding 2Fe-2S iron-sulfur cluster-binding protein; amino-acid sequence: MPNFTINGISADVPPGTTILEAAKTVGIEIPHYCYHPKLSIAGNCRMCLVEVEKFPKLQISCNTMVTDGMVVRTETEKVKNAVTGVLEFLLIHHPIDCPICDQAGECGLQIYYMKYGLHKSRHALADKVHKKKVQDIGGQIVLDAERCILCSRCIRFLQEVTGTCELEFFQRGDHSEISIFPGKPLDNLYTGNLADICPVGALTSKDFRFKCRVWFLRGAKSICPGCANGCNVEAHFKEDIVYRLKPRQNDEVNRTWMCDPGRLAYRKMNEARLLTPVARENGTPKAALWEEILSSSAFRLWETVERHGPGSVAVIASPQFSNEELFLARKLAEEVLRTPNLGFSPKTPEDGFADDFLIKADKNPNTRGAQLLGISEEKFDGIVRAAAEGKIRALIVFGNGIADLSEEETGRLLADVPFVVQIGTNEGAVSRAAHAVLPSASLVERGGTFTNHAARVQRFRMGFPPRGKARGAIEIISGLANRLGAAWKYAGEASVFRAIAQTEAPFAGMSYESLGERGQVAGGKG